In Mycetocola spongiae, the genomic stretch CGGGCTCGATCGCGGCCACCACGGGCACGCTCAGTGCCGCGACCACCATATGCTCGCGTTCGGCCAGGATGGGGCCCTCGAAGCGCTGGATATAGTCCAGGTCGGCCCCGGTGAGCTCGGCCACCTCGGCGGCCGAGAGGCCCGCCCGAATCTGCGCCTGAATTTCGCGCGGGCGCAGCGCCGGGGTGGCGGTGGGGGTGGTCTTCATGCGGCGCAGCTGCGACTGCAATACCTCGTCGATTACGAGGCGGTAGCGATCGCCGTTTTCGGCTGCGGCAATCAGGGCGCCGTCCTCGACACCGATAACCTTCAAATCCTGCATGTCACATGCCTCTTTCGCCCTCAGAAATCCTGAGTCTTATCGTGCCATGAACCGGGTGCTTTCCGCGGATTCCTGCGGGCGCGCCGCGGTATCCCGGGAATTCCCTGAGAAAAGCCGGGGCTCGGTTTGCTATTGCGCCTAGATTGATGCAAACTATGGCCGCCGATTCAGTTCGGTATTGGCGAATAGAAGTGGATAAACATGGCAACGGATTACGACGCACCCCGCAAGAGCGACGACGATTCTGAATCGATCGAAGCACTCAAGGAGCGCGTGCCGGATAAGCTTTCGGGTGCCGTAGATGTCGAGGACGCGGATAACCCGGGCGGCTTTGAGCTGCCGGGAGCCGATCTCTCCGACCTCGATCTGGACGTGGTCGTCCTGCCTCCCCAGGCGGATGAATTCACCTGCGTCGAGTGCTTCCTCGTGAAGTTCCGCTCGCAGATCGACCACGAAACGAAGCTGGGCCCTGTCTGCGTGGAGTGCGCAGCCTAGCCCCTCGGCTTAAGCGTTTCCGGCCGTCGTGATCTATTGATCGCGGCGGCCAATTCTTTTGCCCGGCGGGTGGAGATCAGCCAGTACGGTGCGGGATCGTTCTCATCCAGAACCGGAACCTGTACCACCTGCTTGGCCCAGCCGTTAATTAGGAAATAGGCGCGCGCATTCAGCTCGGGTCCGCGCTTCTGAGCGGCCTCCTCGCCGATAAATGCCTCGGCCTCGCCGAGCATCGTGACGGGAATGCGTGCCCGTCCGGCGCGCAGCTCGCCGTCGTTGAGCGATACCGTGGGCGCCATCAGCAGCAGCAGCGCGACGCACCCCAGATAGAGCACCGCGGCGACGATATAGCCGGCCAGGAGCGAGATGGGGAACATCACGAGGATGCTCGCGGGAATCACCAGAGCGGTGGCAATAAACATCATGGGGGACGGCCACAGCCGTTCATGGAAATGTGTCATGGCTCAATTCATTCAGAGTTCTGCACTACCCTCGATCTGTGACCGAAAGCGTTGATATACCCATTATCGCCCCCGTACCGCCCCAGTATGCGCAGGCGGGTGATGCCGGAGCCGATCTGGTGTCCTCCGAAGCCCTCATTTTGCAGCCCGGCGCGCGCGCCCTCGTGGGCACCGGGGTGTCAATCGCCCTGCCCGAGGGATATGCCGCGTTTGTGGTGCCCCGCAGCGGCCTCGCCGCGAAACACGGAATCACCGTGGTGAACTCCCCGGGCACGGTGGATTCGGGGTATCGCGGTGAAATCAAGGTCATCCTGTTGAATACCGACCCCGAGACGCCGTACAGTATCGCCGTGGGCGATCGCATCGCGCAGATGGTGATCATGCCGGTCACCCGGGCACGGTTCATTCCCGTGGACACGCTGCCGGAAACCGCGCGCGGCGCAACCGGCTTCGGCTCAACCGGATATGGTCAGAACCAGACAGGAGTACAGCGATGAAAAAGAATAAGGCCGAGGAGACCTCCGTGGAGGTTGCCGAAACCAGCCCCGAGGTCGAGGAGACCATCGAGGAGGAATTTGATCAGGAGGCCAAATCGGCCCCCGCCGATCGCGCCTCCGCGGGTCCCTATGACGAGGAGGAGGCGAACCCGGTTCGCCCCTATATCGATCTGGGCGGTGTGAAGATTCTTCCCCGCGAGGGCCTGAACCTGCGCCTCGAGGTGGAGGAATCCACCCAGCGCATCGTGGCCGTGGGCCTCGACTATGCCGGTTCCACGCTTCAGGTGCAGGCCTTTGCCGCACCGCGCAGCGCGGGCCTGTGGCACGAGACCCGCGAGCAGATCCGCACGGGCATCGCCGCCCAGGGCGGAGAGGTGATCGAGGTGGAGACCGAACTGGGGCCCGAGCTTTTTGCCACCCTTCCCGGCACCACCACCAAGGAAAACCCGGGCGGCGCGCGCGCCGCACGCTTCATCGGCGTGGATGGTCCCCGCTGGTTCCTGCGCGGCGTGATTGCCGGCGCCGGTGCCGAACAGGGCGCCACCGCCGCAATCGACGCGATCGACGATCTGTTCCGCAGCGTTGTGGTGGTGCGCGGCAATACGCCGATGCCGCCGCGCGATCTGCTGGCGCTGAAGATGCCCGTCGCGCCGGGCGCCGAATAGGCCACAGCGCACCCATCGTTGGCCGGAGTGGGAGGAATCGCGGGGTAACCGACCCGATCCCTCCCGCCCCGGCCGCTTTTTTCTCCCAGAAGGACTGACCCATGACGGATCCGCAGACCCCGGCCACGCCCGAGGATAAAAGCCCCACCGAGAATTCCTCGCCCGTTCATCCGGACGCGCGGGAGCACCTGCCCGAGGTTATTCCGGAGGATGCCGCCGCGACCCTGGGCAAGAGCCTGGCCGAGGCCGCGCGCAAATCCGGTCTGGGTGAGCTGGCCGCGGGGGAGACCCTCTCGGCCTCCTCGCTGCTCTCGGCCATCGGGGGAATCCGGGGAATCTTCGAGGCCATCGTGCCCGGGCTGGTTTTTGTGATCGTCTATACCACCACCCAATCGCTGCCCTGGGCGGCCGGGGTATCGGTGGCAATTGCGCTGCTGGCCACCGTGGCGCGCGTGATCGGGAAGACCCCGATTACCGCCGCGATTGGCGGGCTGGTGGGGGTTGTGGCCTCCGCGGCGCTCGCGCTGTGGACAGGCAAGCCCGAGAATAACTTCCTGATCGGTTTTTATATCAACGGCGGATATGCGCTGGCGCTGATCATCTCGATGCTCGTGCGCTGGCCCCTGATCGGCCTCGTGGCCGGCTTCCTGATGGGCGATGGCACGGCCTGGCGTGCGCAGCGCGCAAAGCGGCGCATCATGCAGGCGCTGACCGGGCTCTGGGTTGCGATGTTCCTCGCCCGCCTCGCGGTGCAGCTGCCGTTTTATCTGGCCGAGGATACCGTCTGGCTGGGGATCACCCGGATCGCCATGGGACTGCCGCTCTATGCGCCCATTCTGGTGGTCACCTGGCTTATTGTGCGCTCGGTATATCGCCGCGCCGATACGGCAGAATAACTACACGGTGTCGGAAAGCTGATAGAATTATCTCGATATCAAGATAAATAAGGACACCCTTAGTCGCGCGATTCGCGTGCCCGAGGGAATTCCGCGGCGTTGCGGCCGCGGGAGATGCCCTGACAGCAGGTGCGGGCGCGCCTGACTAGGTAAAAGGAGAACACGCTGTGTCTACCGTAAATAGCTTTGGGGCGAAGCAGACCCTCGTAGTCGGTGGTACCGACTACGAGATCTTCCGCACCGACTCCGTCAAGGGGTACGAGAAACTTCCCTTCGGCCTGAAGGTGCTCCTGGAAAACCTCCTGCGCACCGAGGATGGCAAGAACATCACCGCCGCGCAGATCGAGGCCCTCGGAAACTGGGACCCCACCGCGGAGCCCAATACCGAGATCCAGTTCAGCCCGGCCCGCGTGGTCATGCAGGACTTCACCGGCGTGCCCTGCATCGTGGACCTTGCCACCATGCGTGAGGCCGTCTCCGACCTCGGTGGAGACCCCACCAAGATCAACCCGCTCGCCCCCGCCGAGATGGTCATCGACCACTCCGTGATCGCCGACCTCTTCGGCCAGGCCGATGCCTTCGAGCGCAACGTGGAGATCGAATACGAGCGCAACGGCGAGCGTTACCAGTTCCTGCGCTGGGGCCAGACCGCATTTGACGACTTCAAGGTGGTTCCCCCGGGAACCGGTATCGTGCACCAGGTCAACATCGAGCACCTCGCCCGCGTCACCATGACCCGCGAGGTGGGCGGCGTGCTGCAGGCCTACCCCGATACCTGCGTGGGTACCGACTCGCACACCACCATGGTCAACGGCCTGGGTGTGCTCGGCTGGGGCGTGGGTGGCATCGAGGCCGAGGCCGCGATGCTCGGCCAGCCCGTATCGATGCTGATCCCCAAGGTGGTTGGCTTTAAGCTCACCGGCTCGATCCCCGCCGGCGTGACCGCCACCGACGTGGTACTCACCATCACCTCGATGCTGCGCGCACACGGTGTTGTGGGCAAGTTTGTGGAGTTCTACGGTGCCGGCGTGACCGCCGTGCCGCTGGCCAACCGCGCCACCATCGGAAATATGAGCCCCGAGTTTGGCTCCACCGCCGCCGTCTTCCCGATCGATGACGTCACCCTCGACTACCTGCGCCTGACCGGCCGCAGCGCCGAGCAGGTCGCCCTCGTGGAGGCCTATTCGAAGATCCAGGGCCTGTGGCACGACGCCTCCGTGGAGCCCGTCTACAGCGAGTACATGGAGCTGGACCTCGGCACGGTTGTACCGTCGATCGCCGGCCCGAAGCGCCCGCAGGACCGCATCGAGCTCTCGGCCGCAAAATCGCAGTTCGAAAACGACCTGCCGGTATATACCAAGCCCACCGACCCCACCGTTCCGGCGCACGCGCTCGAGCAGGCACTGGTGTCGGCCGCCCCCAAGGTGGCCTCGACGCCCACCCCGGTGACCCTCGCCGATGGCACCGAGTTCACGCTCGACCACGGTGCCGTGGCCATCGCCGCCATCACCTCCTGCACCAATACGTCCAACCCCTCGGTCATGATGGCCGCGGGTCTGCTGGCCCGCAACGCGAGCAAGCTGGGCCTGAAGTCCAAGCCCTGGGTGAAGACCACCCTGGCGCCGGGCTCCAAGGTTGTCACCGACTACTACGAGAAGGCCGGCCTGAACGGCTACCTCGAGGACCTCGGGTTCTATCTCGTGGGTTATGGCTGCACCACCTGTATCGGTAACTCCGGCCCGCTGCTCGATGAGATCTCCGCGGGAGTAAACGAGAACGACCTCGCCGTCACGGCCGTCCTCTCGGGTAACCGCAACTTCGAGGGTCGCATCAACCCCGACGTGAAGATGAACTACCTGGCCTCGCCGCCGCTGGTGATCGCCTATGCCCTCGCCGGCTCGATGAGCTTCGACTTCGAGAAGGACTCGCTGGGTAAGGACCACGACGGCAACGACGTCTACCTGGCCGATATCTGGCCCGATGCCGCCGAGGTTCAGCAGGTCATCGACGACTCGATCGATACCGCCATGTTTGATAAGCAGTATGCCGGTGTCTTCGACGGTGACGAGCGCTGGCGTTCGCTGCCCACGCCCGTGGGTGCCACGTTTGAGTGGGACGATGAGTCCACCTATGTGCGCAAGCCCCCGTATTTTGACGGCATGACCATGGAGCTGACCCCGGTCACCGATATCGCTAACGCCCGCGTTCTTGCGAAGCTCGGCGATTCGGTCACCACCGACCACATCAGCCCGGCCGGTGCGATCAAGGCGGATACCCCCGCCGGACGCTACCTCACCGAGCACGGTGTGAGCCGCGGTAACTTCAACTCCTATGGCTCGCGTCGCGGAAACCACGAGATCATGATCCGTGGAACCTTCGCCAATATCCGTCTGCGCAACCAGCTGCTGACCGATGTTGAGGGTGGTTATACCCGCGACTTCACCCAGGCCGGTGGCCCGCAGTCGTTCATCTATGACGCCTCGCAGAACTATCAGGCCGCCGGAACCCCGCTGGTGATCTTCGCCGGCAAGGAGTACGGTTCGGGTTCGAGCCGCGACTGGGCCGCCAAGGGCACCTCGCTGCTCGGTGTGCACGCCGTGATCGCCGAGAGCTTCGAGCGTATCCACCGCTCGAACCTGATCGGTATGGGCGTTGTGCCGCTGCAG encodes the following:
- the acnA gene encoding aconitate hydratase AcnA, which gives rise to MSTVNSFGAKQTLVVGGTDYEIFRTDSVKGYEKLPFGLKVLLENLLRTEDGKNITAAQIEALGNWDPTAEPNTEIQFSPARVVMQDFTGVPCIVDLATMREAVSDLGGDPTKINPLAPAEMVIDHSVIADLFGQADAFERNVEIEYERNGERYQFLRWGQTAFDDFKVVPPGTGIVHQVNIEHLARVTMTREVGGVLQAYPDTCVGTDSHTTMVNGLGVLGWGVGGIEAEAAMLGQPVSMLIPKVVGFKLTGSIPAGVTATDVVLTITSMLRAHGVVGKFVEFYGAGVTAVPLANRATIGNMSPEFGSTAAVFPIDDVTLDYLRLTGRSAEQVALVEAYSKIQGLWHDASVEPVYSEYMELDLGTVVPSIAGPKRPQDRIELSAAKSQFENDLPVYTKPTDPTVPAHALEQALVSAAPKVASTPTPVTLADGTEFTLDHGAVAIAAITSCTNTSNPSVMMAAGLLARNASKLGLKSKPWVKTTLAPGSKVVTDYYEKAGLNGYLEDLGFYLVGYGCTTCIGNSGPLLDEISAGVNENDLAVTAVLSGNRNFEGRINPDVKMNYLASPPLVIAYALAGSMSFDFEKDSLGKDHDGNDVYLADIWPDAAEVQQVIDDSIDTAMFDKQYAGVFDGDERWRSLPTPVGATFEWDDESTYVRKPPYFDGMTMELTPVTDIANARVLAKLGDSVTTDHISPAGAIKADTPAGRYLTEHGVSRGNFNSYGSRRGNHEIMIRGTFANIRLRNQLLTDVEGGYTRDFTQAGGPQSFIYDASQNYQAAGTPLVIFAGKEYGSGSSRDWAAKGTSLLGVHAVIAESFERIHRSNLIGMGVVPLQFPAGKSAGDLGLDGTEVVSIIGVEKLNEGITPETVRVIATPSVDSPAGKEPIEFDAIVRIDTPGEADYYRNGGILQYVLRSLVG
- a CDS encoding DUF3159 domain-containing protein, which translates into the protein MTDPQTPATPEDKSPTENSSPVHPDAREHLPEVIPEDAAATLGKSLAEAARKSGLGELAAGETLSASSLLSAIGGIRGIFEAIVPGLVFVIVYTTTQSLPWAAGVSVAIALLATVARVIGKTPITAAIGGLVGVVASAALALWTGKPENNFLIGFYINGGYALALIISMLVRWPLIGLVAGFLMGDGTAWRAQRAKRRIMQALTGLWVAMFLARLAVQLPFYLAEDTVWLGITRIAMGLPLYAPILVVTWLIVRSVYRRADTAE
- a CDS encoding DUF3093 domain-containing protein, which encodes MTHFHERLWPSPMMFIATALVIPASILVMFPISLLAGYIVAAVLYLGCVALLLLMAPTVSLNDGELRAGRARIPVTMLGEAEAFIGEEAAQKRGPELNARAYFLINGWAKQVVQVPVLDENDPAPYWLISTRRAKELAAAINRSRRPETLKPRG
- a CDS encoding DUF3710 domain-containing protein: MKKNKAEETSVEVAETSPEVEETIEEEFDQEAKSAPADRASAGPYDEEEANPVRPYIDLGGVKILPREGLNLRLEVEESTQRIVAVGLDYAGSTLQVQAFAAPRSAGLWHETREQIRTGIAAQGGEVIEVETELGPELFATLPGTTTKENPGGARAARFIGVDGPRWFLRGVIAGAGAEQGATAAIDAIDDLFRSVVVVRGNTPMPPRDLLALKMPVAPGAE
- a CDS encoding DUF4193 domain-containing protein — its product is MATDYDAPRKSDDDSESIEALKERVPDKLSGAVDVEDADNPGGFELPGADLSDLDLDVVVLPPQADEFTCVECFLVKFRSQIDHETKLGPVCVECAA
- the dut gene encoding dUTP diphosphatase, with product MTESVDIPIIAPVPPQYAQAGDAGADLVSSEALILQPGARALVGTGVSIALPEGYAAFVVPRSGLAAKHGITVVNSPGTVDSGYRGEIKVILLNTDPETPYSIAVGDRIAQMVIMPVTRARFIPVDTLPETARGATGFGSTGYGQNQTGVQR